The following coding sequences are from one Geothrix sp. window:
- a CDS encoding aldehyde dehydrogenase family protein, with the protein MYVKANSPHAAAAGKSVIGFNLINGKEVEGDLSLIQSKSAVDSRDLVGMFPDSGEKDVARAAKAAADAFPAWSGTPFPAREAIVLRAAGILTAHRDKLARIITREVGMTPREALGDVQEAIDACAFFAAAVGAQELPAGAGPRRRPVGVCGVLATGSSPLAAPACKILPAILCGNTVVWKPSDNAPTAAYLLLRAMMEAGLPPGVVNTVNGRGRAGCGKHFLAGIDKGHFQSFSFVGSASLGRIVGEACGRNLILPSLDLVGKGSLVILPDADLDRAADDAVQAAFGQAGQRPIGLVNLLVHEACAAVFRQRLLDRVATLEVGNPLTHPDVAYGPMINARAATAFREHWDLGLAQGATLLTGGAQWTEANRTAQVKGEISHGVYMQPCVWEGVTADMGLFRHQVTGPTVNLCTFQDLGEALGWIADSTSGATISLYTRESAPIELFQRAGRTDIARVNTTLDDRTALLSFTGHGTHSGCQPVLDGFTRWMSVQGQGGWAPITATKPPEPVASALKTDWDSL; encoded by the coding sequence ATGTATGTGAAAGCCAACTCGCCCCATGCCGCTGCCGCGGGAAAGAGCGTCATTGGGTTCAACCTGATCAATGGCAAGGAGGTCGAGGGCGACCTCTCCCTGATCCAGTCCAAGTCCGCCGTGGACAGCCGGGATCTGGTGGGCATGTTCCCCGACAGCGGCGAGAAGGATGTGGCCCGGGCCGCCAAGGCCGCCGCGGACGCCTTCCCCGCCTGGTCCGGAACCCCCTTCCCGGCCCGGGAGGCCATCGTGCTCCGCGCGGCCGGCATCCTGACCGCCCACCGGGACAAGCTGGCCCGCATCATCACCCGCGAAGTCGGCATGACCCCCCGGGAGGCCCTGGGGGATGTCCAGGAGGCCATCGACGCCTGCGCCTTCTTCGCGGCCGCCGTCGGGGCCCAGGAGCTTCCGGCAGGTGCCGGCCCGCGTCGCCGGCCCGTGGGCGTCTGTGGCGTCCTCGCCACGGGCAGTTCTCCCCTGGCGGCCCCCGCCTGCAAGATCCTGCCCGCCATCCTCTGCGGCAACACCGTCGTCTGGAAGCCCAGCGACAACGCCCCCACCGCTGCCTACCTGCTCCTCCGGGCCATGATGGAGGCGGGCCTCCCTCCAGGCGTGGTGAATACGGTCAACGGCCGGGGCCGGGCCGGCTGCGGCAAGCACTTCCTGGCGGGCATCGACAAGGGTCACTTCCAGTCCTTCAGCTTCGTGGGCTCGGCCTCCCTGGGACGCATCGTGGGGGAGGCCTGCGGCCGGAACCTCATCCTGCCAAGCCTGGACCTGGTGGGGAAAGGCAGCCTGGTGATCCTGCCGGACGCCGACCTGGACCGGGCGGCGGACGATGCCGTCCAGGCCGCCTTCGGCCAGGCCGGCCAGCGCCCCATCGGCTTGGTCAACCTCCTTGTGCACGAGGCCTGCGCGGCGGTGTTCCGACAGCGCCTCCTGGATCGCGTCGCCACCCTGGAGGTGGGCAACCCCCTGACGCATCCGGACGTGGCTTACGGCCCCATGATCAACGCCCGCGCGGCCACGGCGTTCCGCGAGCACTGGGACCTGGGCCTGGCCCAGGGCGCAACGCTGCTCACCGGCGGCGCCCAGTGGACCGAGGCCAACCGCACGGCCCAGGTGAAGGGCGAGATCTCCCATGGCGTCTACATGCAGCCCTGCGTCTGGGAGGGCGTGACCGCCGACATGGGGCTGTTCCGCCACCAGGTGACGGGCCCCACGGTGAACCTGTGCACCTTCCAGGACCTGGGCGAAGCCCTGGGTTGGATCGCCGACTCCACGTCGGGCGCCACGATCAGCCTCTACACTCGGGAATCCGCTCCCATCGAGCTGTTCCAGCGGGCGGGCCGGACGGACATCGCCCGCGTCAACACCACCCTCGATGACCGGACCGCCCTGTTGTCCTTCACCGGCCACGGCACCCACTCGGGCTGTCAGCCGGTCCTCGACGGGTTCACCCGGTGGATGTCCGTGCAGGGCCAGGGTGGGTGGGCTCCGATCACCGCGACCAAACCTCCGGAACCCGTGGCGAGCGCCCTCAAGACCGACTGGGACAGCCTCTAG
- a CDS encoding site-2 protease family protein: MFDSISIPTILVSYVALLFSLSVHEASHATVAYWLEDDTAARLGRMTLNPLAHIDPLGTVVFPLLGMATGFPFIGWAKPVPVDPRNLTRRFTQRGGMAIVSAAGPASNLVLAVIFLSLLLILVKLVAPPRELELRLFVHALFARKVENLQALELGTGMTLALAMTGRLVLINIGLALFNLLPMGPLDGSGILRGLLPWRWLPKYDRVQPWMGGALIVLALTGLLGYVIGPVFGLILSGIEAVARVFLGA, from the coding sequence GTGTTCGATAGCATCTCCATCCCCACCATCCTCGTCAGCTATGTGGCCCTGCTGTTCAGCCTCAGCGTCCACGAGGCCAGCCATGCCACCGTGGCCTACTGGCTGGAGGACGACACCGCCGCCCGCTTGGGGCGCATGACGCTGAATCCGCTGGCCCATATCGATCCCCTCGGCACGGTGGTCTTCCCCCTTCTGGGCATGGCCACGGGGTTTCCCTTCATCGGCTGGGCCAAGCCCGTGCCCGTGGACCCCCGGAATTTGACCCGTCGCTTCACCCAGAGGGGTGGCATGGCCATCGTGTCCGCGGCCGGGCCTGCCTCGAATTTGGTGCTGGCCGTGATCTTCCTGTCCCTCCTTCTGATCCTGGTAAAGCTCGTGGCACCGCCCCGGGAGCTTGAGCTGCGCCTCTTTGTCCATGCCTTGTTCGCACGGAAGGTTGAGAACCTGCAGGCCCTGGAACTGGGCACCGGAATGACGCTGGCCCTGGCCATGACTGGCCGTCTGGTGCTCATCAACATCGGGCTCGCCCTGTTCAACCTGCTTCCCATGGGACCTCTGGATGGTTCTGGAATCCTGCGGGGCCTGTTGCCCTGGCGTTGGCTTCCGAAATACGACCGCGTCCAGCCCTGGATGGGTGGGGCCTTGATCGTACTGGCCCTTACGGGTCTGCTGGGTTACGTCATCGGCCCTGTCTTCGGGTTGATTCTTTCGGGCATCGAAGCTGTCGCCCGCGTTTTTCTTGGAGCCTGA
- the trpS gene encoding tryptophan--tRNA ligase: protein MQHRVLSGIQPSGSQHIGHLVGALDNFTRLQGQGEAFYMIADWHALTSKYESVEEIWPATLELTATFLAAGLDPNQATLFVQSLVKEHAELHLLLSMVTPLSWLERVPTYKEKLQNAVADLGSYGFLGYPLLQTADIIIYKAHKVPVGEDQLFHLELAREVVRRFNFLFQREVFPEPEAVLTKTPKVPGLDGRKMSKSYGNCIYLRDTNAEILEKCTRQMASDPARVRKTDVGNPDICPVFEFHKLFSDDDTIQLVNTECRRAGIGCFDCKKRVAEAMTRRIEPVREKIEGHLAHPGDIEAVLRDGSARARSVAAETMADVRDAMKMPVL from the coding sequence ATGCAGCACCGCGTCCTCTCCGGCATCCAGCCTTCGGGCTCCCAGCACATCGGCCACCTGGTGGGGGCCCTGGACAACTTCACCCGCCTACAGGGCCAGGGCGAGGCCTTCTACATGATCGCGGACTGGCACGCGCTGACTTCGAAGTACGAGTCCGTCGAGGAGATCTGGCCGGCCACCCTCGAGCTGACGGCGACCTTCCTGGCGGCGGGCCTGGATCCGAACCAGGCCACCTTGTTCGTGCAGAGCCTGGTGAAGGAGCACGCTGAGCTGCACCTGCTGCTCTCCATGGTGACGCCGCTCTCCTGGCTGGAGCGGGTGCCCACCTACAAGGAGAAGCTGCAGAACGCCGTGGCGGACCTGGGCAGCTACGGCTTCCTGGGCTACCCCCTGCTCCAGACCGCCGACATCATCATCTACAAGGCCCACAAGGTGCCCGTGGGCGAGGACCAGCTCTTCCACCTGGAACTGGCCCGGGAGGTGGTGCGCCGCTTCAACTTCCTCTTCCAGCGGGAGGTCTTCCCCGAGCCCGAGGCCGTGCTCACCAAGACGCCCAAGGTGCCCGGCCTGGACGGCCGGAAGATGTCGAAGAGCTACGGGAACTGCATCTACCTGCGCGACACCAACGCCGAGATCCTGGAGAAGTGCACCCGCCAGATGGCCTCAGACCCCGCGCGGGTCCGGAAGACGGATGTGGGCAACCCCGACATCTGCCCAGTCTTCGAGTTCCACAAGCTGTTCAGCGATGACGACACCATCCAGCTGGTGAATACGGAATGCCGTCGGGCGGGCATCGGCTGCTTTGACTGCAAGAAGCGAGTGGCCGAGGCCATGACCCGCCGCATCGAGCCCGTGCGGGAGAAGATCGAGGGCCACTTGGCCCACCCCGGGGACATCGAAGCCGTGCTGCGGGACGGGAGTGCCAGGGCACGGTCCGTGGCCGCCGAGACCATGGCCGACGTCCGGGATGCCATGAAGATGCCGGTGCTCTGA
- a CDS encoding proline dehydrogenase family protein — MDLKRAIIDLMPGPLVRTFAAPYISGKGIASGVTKADELHAKLGISSTVDLLAEEVFSREDVEATVQVYLRMVEALKDRPFASISLKPTSLGINESEEYCQANLRRIVSAAAVHGMHITLDMEDRHFTDVTLRMFKAIRDEFDNFGIVLQSRLFRTAEDIKNLHAKRCKVRICIGIYKEPADVALQEKPDMKDRLFELVQLLLEHGHYPEIATHDEPLVRRCMAYLDQQGVAKDAYEFQMLLGVPRTELQQEIVKRGQIVRLYVPFAEDWKYAVHYLKRRLAANPAMALMVMKNMFGS; from the coding sequence GTGGATCTGAAACGCGCCATCATCGACCTCATGCCCGGCCCCCTGGTCCGGACCTTCGCCGCCCCGTACATCTCGGGCAAGGGCATCGCCAGCGGAGTCACCAAGGCCGACGAGTTGCACGCGAAGCTGGGCATCTCGTCCACGGTGGATCTGCTGGCCGAGGAGGTCTTCAGCCGCGAGGACGTGGAAGCGACGGTGCAGGTCTACCTGCGCATGGTCGAGGCCCTGAAGGACCGCCCCTTCGCCAGCATCAGCCTCAAGCCGACCTCGCTGGGCATCAACGAGAGCGAGGAGTACTGCCAGGCCAACCTGCGGCGCATCGTGTCCGCTGCCGCCGTTCACGGCATGCACATCACCCTCGACATGGAAGACCGGCACTTCACGGACGTGACGCTGCGGATGTTCAAGGCGATCCGCGACGAGTTCGACAACTTCGGGATCGTCCTCCAGAGCCGCCTGTTCCGCACCGCCGAGGACATCAAGAACCTCCATGCGAAGCGCTGCAAGGTGCGCATCTGCATCGGCATCTACAAGGAGCCCGCCGACGTGGCACTCCAGGAGAAGCCGGACATGAAGGACAGGCTCTTCGAGCTCGTGCAGCTCCTGCTGGAGCACGGCCACTATCCCGAGATCGCCACCCATGACGAGCCGCTGGTCCGGCGCTGCATGGCGTACCTCGACCAGCAGGGCGTGGCGAAGGATGCCTACGAGTTCCAGATGCTGCTGGGCGTGCCCCGCACGGAACTGCAGCAGGAGATCGTCAAGCGCGGCCAGATCGTGCGCCTCTACGTGCCCTTCGCGGAGGACTGGAAGTACGCGGTCCACTACCTCAAGCGCCGCCTCGCCGCCAACCCCGCCATGGCGCTCATGGTCATGAAGAACATGTTCGGCAGCTGA